In a genomic window of Lycium ferocissimum isolate CSIRO_LF1 chromosome 9, AGI_CSIRO_Lferr_CH_V1, whole genome shotgun sequence:
- the LOC132029555 gene encoding uncharacterized protein LOC132029555 isoform X2, protein MEPFDGNQRNGQGMNLSDGIWMEPLNRNQRNGDGLNLSYGIGLEPLDRNQRNGDGLNLSYGIGLEPLSENQRKWKGLNLSYGVGMEPLDRNQRNGEGLNLSYGVGMEPLDRNQRNGEGLNLSYGVGMEPLGRNQRSGEGLNLSDGIEMAPLDRNQRNGDSLNLSYGIEIPPLSRNQRIREGLNSSYGIAMEPLDRNQRNGEGLNLSDGIEMAALSRNQRIAEGLNFSEVIEMMPLDRNQRSGEGLNLSGGIGMMPLDRNQRSGEGLNLGGGIGMKRVSVGVEGNSVVKKARLADEVFRFHKFINENVALEKVKVDEHLEGTSQGMVSEKLDESIGHIGNMDILEGGGIKNGAMGAGEFVVGCQEGGLSSVPEESHNGNLGSANGGNELGFDLNIPALEAGDGSTLVGLQEYTQRTVELNEIRSDESDRREERVNRGKAKQIEEIMPYDAFGNVTLELGVMNKDQDIGGSNQLGGEKRYTREEKGKAKVDNFWLSLDLQHRQQQQQEAVATVPQLGSIQHRQNVDVLPIENVNNNTPSVIPQVGSGEGGVYADLTPATLSEVEVRKRSIAENASRQAIALREKAPHFARYDASREGSSAQEKKLPTLETLKDLGNTPDPFSTALKRIKERIPKQKGEKLVRWEAAQNPENKEFPRVIPSLLDLSLKALAENAEAIVSLQGVPDILRQRLTELLCNSRKMSSHMLDLLVQGSPTQIRIKDCSWLTEKQFCDSFRDFDRRNLMVLQLDLCGQPALDHVLGTTIAPSSNSLPNLAILSLRGASRMSDRALEILVTSAPSLQSIDLGQCSLLSHTGIDIVANLLGSILKELYIDECQSIDAILILPALEKLEHLEVLSVGGINSVCDQFVSELLAARGQNLKELDISD, encoded by the exons ATGGAGCCATTTGATGGGAATCAAAGAAATGGGCAGGGTATGAATTTGAGTGATGGGATTTGGATGGAGCCATTGAATAGGAACCAAAGAAATGGGGATGGTTTGAATTTGAGTTATGGGATTGGGTTGGAACCATTGGACAGGAATCAAAGAAATGGGGATGGTTTGAATTTGAGTTATGGGATTGGGTTGGAGCCGTTGAGTGAGAATCAAAGAAAGTGGAAAGGTTTGAATTTGAGTTATGGAGTTGGAATGGAGCCATTGGATAGGAATCAAAGAAATGGGGAGGGTTTGAATTTGAGTTATGGAGTTGGAATGGAGCCATTGGATAGGAATCAAAGAAATGGGGAGGGTTTGAATTTGAGTTATGGAGTTGGAATGGAGCCATTGGGTAGGAACCAAAGAAGTGGGGAGGGTTTGAATTTGAGTGATGGGATTGAGATGGCGCCGTTGGATAGGAACCAAAGAAATGGGGATAGTTTGAATTTGAGTTATGGGATTGAGATACCGCCGTTGAGTAGGAATCAAAGAATTAGGGAGGGTTTGAATTCGAGTTATGGGATTGCAATGGAGCCATTGGATAGGAACCAAAGAAATGGGGAGGGTTTGAATTTGAGTGATGGGATTGAGATGGCAGCGTTGAGTAGGAATCAAAGAATTGCGGAGGGTTTGAATTTCAGTGAGGTGATTGAGATGATGCCATTGGATAGGAATCAAAGAAGTGGGGAGGGTTTGAATTTGAGTGGGGGGATTGGGATGATGCCATTGGATAGGAATCAAAGAAGTGGGGAGGGTTTGAATTTGGGTGGGGGGATTGGGATGAAGAGGGTTAGTGTGGGAGTGGAAGGGAACTCAGTAGTTAAAAAGGCTAGGCTTGCTGATGAAGTTTTTCGTTTTCACAAATTCATTAATGAGAATGTTGCTTTAGAAAAGGTTAAGGTTGATGAGCATTTAGAAGGTACAAGCCAAGGCATGGTTTCCGAAAAACTTGATGAAAGTATTGGGCATATAGGTAACATGGACATTTTGGAAGGGGGAGGGATCAAGAATGGAGCAATGGGTGCTGGAGAATTCGTTGTTGGGTGTCAAGAAGGTGGACTTTCAAGTGTACCTGAAGAGTCTCACAATGGGAACTTAGGGAGTGCTAATGGTGGCAATGAATTGGGTTTTGATCTTAATATTCCGGCTCTGGAAGCAGGTGATGGGAGTACTTTAGTTGGTTTGCAGGAGTATACTCAGAGGACTGTTGAATTAAATGAAATTAGGTCTGATGAGAGTGACCGCCGGGAGGAAAGAGTGAACAGGGGAAAGGCAAAGCAAATTGAGGAAATAATGCCTTATGATGCCTTTGGAAATGTCACACTTGAGTTGGGAGTGATGAACAAAGACCAGGATATTGGTGGAAGTAATCAATTGGGTGGTGAGAAAAGATACACCAGAGAAGAAAAGGGGAAGGCTAAGGTTGACAACTTTTGGTTGTCGTTGGACTTGCAACACaggcagcagcagcagcaggaGGCTGTTGCAACAGTGCCACAGTTAGGATCCATCCAGCATAGACAAAATGTTGATGTGTTACCAATTgaaaatgtcaacaacaacacacccagTGTGATCCctcaagtggggtctggggagggtggggtatacgcagaccttacccccgcTACCTTGTCCGAGGTCGAAGTTAGAAAAAGGTCGATCGCTGAAAATGCATCAAGACAAGCAATTGCATTAAGGGAAAAGGCTCCTCACTTTGCGCGCTATGATGCTTCCCGTGAAGGCTCTTCTGCTCAGGAAAAGAAATTACCAACTTTGGAAACTCTTAAAGATCTAGGGAACACCCCCGATCCGTTTTCTACTGCATTGAAGAGGATTAAGGAGCGTATACCTAAACAAAAGGGTGAGAAATTGGTTAGATGGGAAGCAGCTCAAAATCCTGAGAATAAAGAGTTTCCTCGTGTGATTCCTTCACTGCTAGATCTTTCCCTGAAAGCCCTTGCAGAAAATGCTGAAGCAATAGTTTCTCTCCAAGGTGTCCCTGATATCTTGAGGCAAAGATTGACTGAACTGCTCTGCAATTCTAGGAAAATGAGTTCTCATATGTTGGACCTTCTTGTTCAAGGATCACCAACTCAAATTCGTATAAAGGACTGTTCATGGTTAACAGAAAAGCAGTTTTGCGACTCATTTAGAGACTTTGATAGAAGAAACTTGATG GTGCTTCAACTAGATCTCTGCGGACAACCCGCACTTGATCACGTGTTGGGTACAACCATTGCTCCGTCTTCAAATAGCTTACCTAATTTAGCCATCTTGTCACTGAGGGGTGCTAGTCGGATGTCTGATAGAGCGCTGGAAATACTTGTTACATCAGCACCTTCTCTGCAATCCATTGATTTGGGTCAGTGCTCCCTTTTGAGCCACACTGGTATTGATATTGTGGCCAACTTATTGGGATCAATTCTCAAGGAGCTCTATATAGATGAGTGCCAGAGCATAGATGCAATACTTATATTACCTGCACTGGAGAAGTTGGAGCATTTGGAAGTGTTGTCAGTAGGTGGAATTAATAGTGTATGTGATCAGTTTGTAAGCGAGTTACTTGCAGCACGTGGTCAAAATTTAAAAGAGCTTGATATTTCCGATT GA
- the LOC132029555 gene encoding uncharacterized protein LOC132029555 isoform X1, producing MEPFDGNQRNGQGMNLSDGIWMEPLNRNQRNGDGLNLSYGIGLEPLDRNQRNGDGLNLSYGIGLEPLSENQRKWKGLNLSYGVGMEPLDRNQRNGEGLNLSYGVGMEPLDRNQRNGEGLNLSYGVGMEPLGRNQRSGEGLNLSDGIEMAPLDRNQRNGDSLNLSYGIEIPPLSRNQRIREGLNSSYGIAMEPLDRNQRNGEGLNLSDGIEMAALSRNQRIAEGLNFSEVIEMMPLDRNQRSGEGLNLSGGIGMMPLDRNQRSGEGLNLGGGIGMKRVSVGVEGNSVVKKARLADEVFRFHKFINENVALEKVKVDEHLEGTSQGMVSEKLDESIGHIGNMDILEGGGIKNGAMGAGEFVVGCQEGGLSSVPEESHNGNLGSANGGNELGFDLNIPALEAGDGSTLVGLQEYTQRTVELNEIRSDESDRREERVNRGKAKQIEEIMPYDAFGNVTLELGVMNKDQDIGGSNQLGGEKRYTREEKGKAKVDNFWLSLDLQHRQQQQQEAVATVPQLGSIQHRQNVDVLPIENVNNNTPSVIPQVGSGEGGVYADLTPATLSEVEVRKRSIAENASRQAIALREKAPHFARYDASREGSSAQEKKLPTLETLKDLGNTPDPFSTALKRIKERIPKQKGEKLVRWEAAQNPENKEFPRVIPSLLDLSLKALAENAEAIVSLQGVPDILRQRLTELLCNSRKMSSHMLDLLVQGSPTQIRIKDCSWLTEKQFCDSFRDFDRRNLMVLQLDLCGQPALDHVLGTTIAPSSNSLPNLAILSLRGASRMSDRALEILVTSAPSLQSIDLGQCSLLSHTGIDIVANLLGSILKELYIDECQSIDAILILPALEKLEHLEVLSVGGINSVCDQFVSELLAARGQNLKELDISDCENLTDQSLKFIGDTCANLHSLNISNLSNLTDVGLQFLANGCRSIRKLKFCRNSFSDEGIAAFLEASGACLEELSLNNCSKVSTITAFSLANSSRKLLHLDLSWCRRISDEELGLIVDSCLSLKLLKLFGCTQITDVFINGHSNTVVQIIGLSMTPIFDKISRFDGMEVLLKHSPTVFQFMNDHYDS from the exons ATGGAGCCATTTGATGGGAATCAAAGAAATGGGCAGGGTATGAATTTGAGTGATGGGATTTGGATGGAGCCATTGAATAGGAACCAAAGAAATGGGGATGGTTTGAATTTGAGTTATGGGATTGGGTTGGAACCATTGGACAGGAATCAAAGAAATGGGGATGGTTTGAATTTGAGTTATGGGATTGGGTTGGAGCCGTTGAGTGAGAATCAAAGAAAGTGGAAAGGTTTGAATTTGAGTTATGGAGTTGGAATGGAGCCATTGGATAGGAATCAAAGAAATGGGGAGGGTTTGAATTTGAGTTATGGAGTTGGAATGGAGCCATTGGATAGGAATCAAAGAAATGGGGAGGGTTTGAATTTGAGTTATGGAGTTGGAATGGAGCCATTGGGTAGGAACCAAAGAAGTGGGGAGGGTTTGAATTTGAGTGATGGGATTGAGATGGCGCCGTTGGATAGGAACCAAAGAAATGGGGATAGTTTGAATTTGAGTTATGGGATTGAGATACCGCCGTTGAGTAGGAATCAAAGAATTAGGGAGGGTTTGAATTCGAGTTATGGGATTGCAATGGAGCCATTGGATAGGAACCAAAGAAATGGGGAGGGTTTGAATTTGAGTGATGGGATTGAGATGGCAGCGTTGAGTAGGAATCAAAGAATTGCGGAGGGTTTGAATTTCAGTGAGGTGATTGAGATGATGCCATTGGATAGGAATCAAAGAAGTGGGGAGGGTTTGAATTTGAGTGGGGGGATTGGGATGATGCCATTGGATAGGAATCAAAGAAGTGGGGAGGGTTTGAATTTGGGTGGGGGGATTGGGATGAAGAGGGTTAGTGTGGGAGTGGAAGGGAACTCAGTAGTTAAAAAGGCTAGGCTTGCTGATGAAGTTTTTCGTTTTCACAAATTCATTAATGAGAATGTTGCTTTAGAAAAGGTTAAGGTTGATGAGCATTTAGAAGGTACAAGCCAAGGCATGGTTTCCGAAAAACTTGATGAAAGTATTGGGCATATAGGTAACATGGACATTTTGGAAGGGGGAGGGATCAAGAATGGAGCAATGGGTGCTGGAGAATTCGTTGTTGGGTGTCAAGAAGGTGGACTTTCAAGTGTACCTGAAGAGTCTCACAATGGGAACTTAGGGAGTGCTAATGGTGGCAATGAATTGGGTTTTGATCTTAATATTCCGGCTCTGGAAGCAGGTGATGGGAGTACTTTAGTTGGTTTGCAGGAGTATACTCAGAGGACTGTTGAATTAAATGAAATTAGGTCTGATGAGAGTGACCGCCGGGAGGAAAGAGTGAACAGGGGAAAGGCAAAGCAAATTGAGGAAATAATGCCTTATGATGCCTTTGGAAATGTCACACTTGAGTTGGGAGTGATGAACAAAGACCAGGATATTGGTGGAAGTAATCAATTGGGTGGTGAGAAAAGATACACCAGAGAAGAAAAGGGGAAGGCTAAGGTTGACAACTTTTGGTTGTCGTTGGACTTGCAACACaggcagcagcagcagcaggaGGCTGTTGCAACAGTGCCACAGTTAGGATCCATCCAGCATAGACAAAATGTTGATGTGTTACCAATTgaaaatgtcaacaacaacacacccagTGTGATCCctcaagtggggtctggggagggtggggtatacgcagaccttacccccgcTACCTTGTCCGAGGTCGAAGTTAGAAAAAGGTCGATCGCTGAAAATGCATCAAGACAAGCAATTGCATTAAGGGAAAAGGCTCCTCACTTTGCGCGCTATGATGCTTCCCGTGAAGGCTCTTCTGCTCAGGAAAAGAAATTACCAACTTTGGAAACTCTTAAAGATCTAGGGAACACCCCCGATCCGTTTTCTACTGCATTGAAGAGGATTAAGGAGCGTATACCTAAACAAAAGGGTGAGAAATTGGTTAGATGGGAAGCAGCTCAAAATCCTGAGAATAAAGAGTTTCCTCGTGTGATTCCTTCACTGCTAGATCTTTCCCTGAAAGCCCTTGCAGAAAATGCTGAAGCAATAGTTTCTCTCCAAGGTGTCCCTGATATCTTGAGGCAAAGATTGACTGAACTGCTCTGCAATTCTAGGAAAATGAGTTCTCATATGTTGGACCTTCTTGTTCAAGGATCACCAACTCAAATTCGTATAAAGGACTGTTCATGGTTAACAGAAAAGCAGTTTTGCGACTCATTTAGAGACTTTGATAGAAGAAACTTGATG GTGCTTCAACTAGATCTCTGCGGACAACCCGCACTTGATCACGTGTTGGGTACAACCATTGCTCCGTCTTCAAATAGCTTACCTAATTTAGCCATCTTGTCACTGAGGGGTGCTAGTCGGATGTCTGATAGAGCGCTGGAAATACTTGTTACATCAGCACCTTCTCTGCAATCCATTGATTTGGGTCAGTGCTCCCTTTTGAGCCACACTGGTATTGATATTGTGGCCAACTTATTGGGATCAATTCTCAAGGAGCTCTATATAGATGAGTGCCAGAGCATAGATGCAATACTTATATTACCTGCACTGGAGAAGTTGGAGCATTTGGAAGTGTTGTCAGTAGGTGGAATTAATAGTGTATGTGATCAGTTTGTAAGCGAGTTACTTGCAGCACGTGGTCAAAATTTAAAAGAGCTTGATATTTCCGATTGTGA GAATCTGACAGATCAGTCCCTGAAGTTCATTGGAGATACATGTGCTAACTTGCATTCATTAAATATTTCCAACTTGAGTAATTTGACAGATGTGGGACTACAATTTCTCGCAAATGGTTGTCGATCAATCCGAAAACTCAAATTTTGCCGTAATAGTTTCAG TGATGAAGGTATTGCTGCATTTCTTGAAGCTTCTGGAGCGTGTTTGGAGGAACTTTCACTGAATAATTGCTCTAAG GTTAGCACTATCACTGCCTTCTCACTAGCCAACAGTTCAAGAAAGTTACTGCATTTGGACCTATCATGGTGTCGCAGAATAAGTGACGAAGAGCTAGGACTGATTGTGGACAGCTGCTTGTCGCTCAAGCTACTCAAACTTTTTGGATGTACACAG ATAACAGATGTATTCATAAATGGTCACTCAAACACTGTAGTGCAGATCATTGGATTGAGTATGACTCCGATATTTGATAAGATTAGCAGGTTTGATGGCATGGAAGTTCTGTTGAAGCATTCACCAACAGTCTTCCAATTCATGAACGACCATTATGATTCATGA